A part of Eubacterium sp. AB3007 genomic DNA contains:
- a CDS encoding YfcC family protein produces MSEKKKLSFPSAYTVLFIVLILATLLTWIIPAGKYDTLSYDTDNKVFVITHPDESTEEMEATQATLDKLNIKAELDKFTDGTIYKPMAITGTYQKMERHSQGFFDFIMAPIQGVYEVIDIILFIFMIGGMVGIVNFLGVFNEGIEALARVSKGREQVIIALVCFLIALGGTSFGMCEETIAFYPILVPIFLKSGYDAMVGVAAIWMGSCIGCMFSTVNPFSVVIASNAAGINFREGMGIHLVGLIIGVILTIGYILRYARKVKADPSKSIIYESKQHLEEKFLSGDVDAEVAAGKMRTSSKIILVLFFCVFVVMIYGVVKLEWWFGETAALFMCAGVVFGIIGRMSEKDICRVFISGASDLVGVALVCGLARGVNYLMENGMISDTLLHTMSGWVKGMNPIVFICVMMVIYIILGFFINSSSGLAMLSIPIMAPLADAVGLPRSTVISAYIYGLGLIGVVTPTGLILPVLEMIDTTYNKWLKFIWPLCIIYFVFGLIMLIAQVMIG; encoded by the coding sequence ATGAGTGAGAAGAAAAAGTTATCGTTCCCATCGGCGTACACGGTGTTATTCATCGTACTGATCCTGGCCACACTGCTGACATGGATCATCCCCGCCGGTAAGTATGACACACTGAGTTATGACACTGACAACAAGGTGTTCGTGATCACCCACCCGGATGAGAGCACCGAGGAGATGGAAGCGACCCAGGCTACTCTGGACAAGCTGAACATCAAGGCTGAGCTGGACAAGTTCACAGACGGCACCATCTATAAGCCCATGGCCATCACCGGCACCTATCAGAAGATGGAGCGCCATAGTCAGGGATTCTTCGACTTCATCATGGCTCCTATTCAGGGCGTGTATGAGGTAATCGACATCATCCTGTTCATCTTCATGATCGGAGGTATGGTCGGTATTGTCAACTTCCTGGGTGTATTCAACGAAGGTATCGAAGCCCTCGCCCGGGTATCCAAAGGCAGAGAGCAGGTCATCATCGCACTGGTCTGCTTCCTGATCGCCCTGGGCGGCACTTCCTTCGGTATGTGCGAGGAGACCATCGCCTTCTACCCGATCCTGGTACCGATATTCCTGAAATCAGGCTACGACGCCATGGTCGGTGTTGCGGCCATCTGGATGGGTTCCTGCATCGGATGTATGTTCTCCACCGTCAACCCGTTCTCCGTGGTTATCGCTTCCAACGCGGCAGGCATCAACTTCAGAGAAGGCATGGGGATCCACCTGGTCGGCCTGATCATCGGTGTCATCCTGACCATCGGCTACATCCTGCGTTATGCCCGCAAGGTCAAGGCTGATCCTAGCAAGTCCATCATCTACGAGAGCAAGCAGCACCTGGAAGAGAAGTTCCTCTCCGGCGATGTCGATGCGGAAGTAGCTGCCGGAAAGATGCGCACTAGCAGCAAGATCATCCTGGTCCTGTTCTTCTGTGTCTTCGTCGTCATGATCTACGGCGTAGTCAAACTGGAGTGGTGGTTCGGTGAGACCGCAGCCCTGTTCATGTGTGCAGGCGTTGTCTTCGGCATCATTGGAAGAATGAGCGAGAAGGACATCTGCAGAGTCTTCATCAGTGGAGCTTCCGACCTGGTAGGCGTTGCACTGGTCTGCGGACTGGCGAGAGGTGTCAACTACCTGATGGAGAACGGCATGATCTCTGATACCCTGCTGCACACCATGTCCGGTTGGGTCAAGGGCATGAACCCCATCGTATTCATCTGCGTCATGATGGTCATCTACATCATTCTGGGATTCTTCATCAACTCTTCTTCCGGACTGGCCATGCTGTCCATTCCTATCATGGCTCCTCTGGCAGACGCTGTTGGACTCCCGAGATCCACTGTCATTTCCGCATACATCTACGGTCTGGGCCTGATCGGTGTTGTTACTCCGACCGGACTGATCCTGCCGGTACTGGAAATGATCGATACCACTTACAACAAGTGGCTGAAGTTCATCTGGCCGCTGTGCATCATCTACTTCGTCTTCGGACTTATCATGTTGATCGCACAGGTCATGATTGGCTAG
- a CDS encoding FeoB-associated Cys-rich membrane protein translates to MNMQTIIAVIAVALILFFAIRYIYKEKKKGNKCIGCPFAENCQKYGGHEKCD, encoded by the coding sequence ATGAACATGCAAACAATCATAGCGGTGATCGCTGTGGCGCTGATCCTCTTCTTTGCCATTCGGTATATTTACAAGGAGAAGAAGAAGGGAAACAAGTGCATCGGCTGCCCGTTTGCGGAGAACTGTCAGAAGTACGGTGGTCATGAGAAGTGCGATTGA
- a CDS encoding ferrous iron transporter B, with the protein MRIAFAGNPNSGKTTMYNALTGRSEKVGNWAGVTVGRKDSPIKDSFTGGQEAIAVDLPGAYSMSPFTPEESITSEFVRDEHPDAIINIVDATNLSRSLFFTTQLLELGIPVVVALNKSDINEKEHTSIDEGKLSEKLGCPVVKTVSTDERNSGLKEVVAKAMALAGKVQKAPYLQAEIDLHDKAAVDREDRKRFDFVNGVVKEVEVRQVASSQENTHDKLDAILTNKFAGILIFAIVMYAVFQISQAVVGPAIADWLVGWIETFQGWVAGQLENSPAIVSAIVADGIVGGVGAVIGFLPLVMVMYFLIALLEDCGYMARVSVVLDPIFKRVGLSGKSVIPVVIGTGCGIPAIMGCRTIRDERERRATTMLTTFIPCGAKIPVIALFAGAFFAGAGWVSALSYFLGLVLIFLGALLIKAVTGYKYRKSFFIMELPQYKLPSLKRAFWSMMERAKAYIIKAATIILVCNTVVQVMQSFNWKFQVVEEGMENTSILASIASPFAILLVPLGFGVWQLAAAAITGFIAKENVVGTLAVVYGLTAFIDTDELAMTGGANEVAMTMGLTSVTALAYLFFNLFTPPCFAAIGAMNSEMQHKGWLWCAIGLQLSTGYTVAFLVYQIGTLITEGHLGTGFVPGLIAIIVIALIIVAISRKIRAHFDEKYSLHEHARATA; encoded by the coding sequence ATGAGAATTGCGTTTGCCGGCAATCCCAACAGCGGAAAGACGACCATGTACAATGCGCTGACTGGGCGGAGCGAGAAGGTAGGTAACTGGGCCGGGGTTACCGTTGGAAGAAAAGATTCTCCTATCAAGGATTCTTTCACAGGTGGACAGGAGGCCATCGCGGTGGATCTGCCAGGTGCCTACTCCATGTCTCCGTTTACTCCAGAGGAGAGTATCACCAGCGAATTCGTACGTGACGAGCATCCAGATGCGATCATCAACATCGTAGATGCTACCAATCTGAGCAGGAGTTTGTTCTTCACCACCCAGCTTCTGGAACTGGGGATCCCTGTGGTGGTTGCCCTGAACAAGAGCGACATCAACGAGAAGGAACATACCTCCATCGACGAAGGCAAGCTTTCTGAAAAACTGGGCTGCCCGGTTGTCAAGACCGTATCCACGGACGAAAGGAACAGCGGTCTGAAAGAGGTGGTAGCCAAAGCCATGGCGCTGGCAGGCAAGGTGCAGAAAGCGCCGTATCTGCAGGCGGAGATCGACTTGCACGACAAGGCGGCTGTAGACAGGGAAGACCGGAAGCGGTTCGATTTTGTCAACGGCGTCGTGAAGGAAGTCGAAGTCCGGCAGGTAGCTTCCAGTCAGGAGAACACTCACGACAAACTGGATGCGATCCTGACCAACAAGTTTGCAGGCATTCTCATCTTCGCGATCGTCATGTACGCAGTGTTCCAGATCTCCCAGGCTGTGGTGGGTCCGGCTATCGCCGATTGGTTGGTGGGCTGGATCGAGACCTTCCAGGGGTGGGTCGCCGGTCAGTTGGAAAACAGCCCGGCCATCGTCAGCGCCATCGTGGCCGATGGAATCGTGGGTGGCGTCGGTGCCGTCATCGGGTTCTTGCCACTGGTTATGGTCATGTACTTCCTGATCGCCCTGCTGGAGGATTGTGGATACATGGCACGTGTCAGTGTTGTCCTTGACCCGATCTTCAAGAGAGTGGGTCTGTCCGGAAAGTCCGTCATCCCTGTTGTCATCGGCACTGGCTGCGGTATCCCGGCCATCATGGGGTGTCGTACCATCCGCGATGAGCGGGAGAGAAGAGCGACCACCATGCTGACGACTTTCATCCCGTGTGGAGCCAAGATCCCTGTCATCGCCCTGTTTGCGGGCGCGTTCTTTGCCGGGGCAGGCTGGGTCAGTGCCCTGAGTTACTTCCTGGGACTGGTCCTCATCTTCCTGGGAGCCCTGCTGATCAAGGCGGTCACCGGATACAAATACAGAAAATCCTTCTTTATCATGGAATTGCCGCAGTACAAGTTGCCTAGCCTGAAAAGAGCCTTCTGGTCCATGATGGAACGTGCCAAGGCTTACATCATCAAGGCGGCCACCATTATCCTGGTGTGCAATACCGTGGTGCAGGTCATGCAGAGTTTCAACTGGAAGTTCCAGGTAGTAGAAGAGGGAATGGAGAATACTTCTATCCTTGCCTCCATCGCATCTCCGTTTGCCATCCTGTTGGTTCCGCTTGGATTTGGTGTTTGGCAGCTGGCAGCAGCGGCGATCACTGGATTCATCGCCAAGGAGAACGTAGTCGGTACACTGGCTGTGGTATACGGTCTGACGGCATTCATCGATACGGACGAGCTGGCCATGACCGGCGGTGCCAACGAGGTAGCCATGACCATGGGTCTGACCTCCGTTACCGCACTGGCCTATCTGTTCTTCAATCTGTTCACGCCGCCGTGCTTCGCCGCCATCGGTGCTATGAATTCTGAGATGCAGCACAAGGGCTGGCTATGGTGCGCTATCGGCCTGCAGCTTTCCACCGGTTACACAGTGGCCTTCCTGGTCTATCAGATCGGAACACTGATCACCGAGGGACATTTGGGAACAGGCTTTGTGCCTGGACTGATCGCGATCATCGTAATCGCTCTGATCATCGTGGCGATCTCCAGAAAGATCCGCGCGCACTTCGATGAGAAGTACAGCCTGCACGAGCATGCTCGCGCAACAGCTTAA
- a CDS encoding ferrous iron transport protein A, producing MNLLEGNVGETYMVKDIDTADEEMNGFLFRLGCYSGEPITLMSKKKKGCIVVIKDSRYSIDNTLAEAIII from the coding sequence ATGAATTTACTGGAAGGAAACGTAGGGGAGACCTACATGGTCAAGGATATTGACACGGCGGATGAGGAGATGAACGGATTCCTGTTTCGCCTGGGTTGCTACAGTGGAGAGCCCATCACCCTGATGTCCAAGAAGAAGAAAGGGTGCATCGTGGTGATCAAGGATAGTCGTTACAGCATCGATAATACGCTGGCAGAAGCTATCATAATTTAG